In the genome of Montipora foliosa isolate CH-2021 chromosome 3, ASM3666993v2, whole genome shotgun sequence, one region contains:
- the LOC137995224 gene encoding uncharacterized protein → MALPFLPHRQISPMFLLLQVEAQTEPLQHLVAYIRRQWIESAVFLPKNWSGYQQAIRTNNDIEGWHNALNRRASEQCGLPLYSLIELLDREARLTAVTIRLVSDEKLKWVQRKQYRNLQARLFDNWEKYERKEKTAA, encoded by the coding sequence ATGGCCCTTCCGTTCCTGCCTCACCGCCAGATCAGCCCTATGTTCCTTCTTCTGCAAGTTGAAGCACAAACAGAGCCCCTTCAGCACCTCGTCGCCTACATCAGACGACAGTGGATTGAAAGCGCGGTGTTCCTTCCAAAAAACTGGAGCGGGTACCAGCAGGCCATCAGAACGAACAACGACATCGAGGGATGGCACAACGCTCTGAATCGTCGTGCGAGCGAGCAGTGCGGATTACCTCTGTACTCCTTAATCGAGCTCCTGGACAGAGAGGCGAGACTTACAGCCGTCACCATCAGGCTTGTGTCTGATGAAAAACTGAAGTGGGTCCAGCGGAAGCAGTATCGAAACCTGCAGGCGAGGCTATTCGACAACTGGGAGAAGtacgaaaggaaagagaagaccgCCGCATGA